A window from Gallus gallus isolate bGalGal1 chromosome 7, bGalGal1.mat.broiler.GRCg7b, whole genome shotgun sequence encodes these proteins:
- the ARHGEF1 gene encoding uncharacterized protein ARHGEF1 isoform X3 has product MSRLCLQEPLLHKLSCNAETAAKPPSEGQCDLKEDDQPPPEDSQQATAMSMATESWEDKTSNEKPSDTQPAGNTSSPSCRRSSSDIVHESTDGAKAQRECRLRPHFSDPMPTDSVKRKQLELKIAAAARQHAQKRRQERDYGPVVAKANLGHGSSFDETRRAPRGSLRSRHHWSNVSSLSTDSGIVGVNDVRDDLDPSEATRTKSAEVERADSGISQMSARKWRNRASETLSSLQAWEAHRPCTDCGERDLPVETDMQNCNQRRADLCEKCRKRRTERKESVLEFVNTEASYGEDLRIIKEEFYLPMQAAGLLSQEQLLGIFSNIQELIDLNESFLEILQEEIDQAFDQGDDDLMTVCIGEIFLEFVNMLPAFQTYCLQQSSSVNMLNALEKEKELLRIFLNVSQNDNTALRRMNLRSFLMAPLQRVTKYPLLLSRIIKATTEYHPDHGSLREAKSRIESHLEHINMKTKQEGNTWTLRSFRQDSKKKREVINIEMRETALKTVGWLREETRFVMEGSLQLAQPPDGQWVKKGSKTLKFQNMQVLLLVNMKRVSESSLESAEPGPVKDAVLVLIRDKNNGKFHLLREPLRLSNCIVSTDPDCDDTFELIEIRREAFVFRDSDRARTHHWFRQIRRYSRELGSWKKRRNALPNIMISTPHTRP; this is encoded by the exons CTGCAATGCTGAGACTGCTGCCAAGCCCCCCTCTGAGGGACAGTGTGATCTGAAGGAAGACGACCAACCACCTCCAGAGGACAGCCAGCAAGCCACAGCAATGTCCATGGCAACAGAGAGCTGGGAGGATAAGACAAGCAATGAGAAACCCAGCGACACTCAACCTGCAGGGAAT ACCTCCAGTCCCAGCTGCCGCCGATCCAGCTCTGACATTGTCCATGAGAGCACAGATGGTGCCAAGGCCCAGAGGGAGTGCCGGCTGCGGCCACATTTCAGTGACCCCATGCCAACAGACTCGGTGAAGAGGaagcagctggagctgaagaTTGCAGCGGCAGCACGGCAACATGCACAGAAACGTCGGCAGGAGCGAGACTATG GTCCAGTGGTAGCAAAAGCCAACCTTGGCCATGGCAGTAGCTTTGATGAGACTCGCCGTGCCCCACGTGGCTCCCTCCGTTCCAGACATCACTGGAGCAACGTCAGCAGCTTGAGCACAGACAGCGGGATTGTGGGCGTGAACGATGTCCGTGATGACCTGGATCCCAGTGAGGCCACCCGTACCAAGTCTGCAGAGGTGGAGAGGGCAGACAGCGGCATTAGCCAGATGTCAGCCAGGAAGTGGAGGAACAGGGCGTCCGAAACACTGAGCTCCCTGCAGGCCTGGGAAGCCCACCGGCCCTGTACCGACTGTGGAGAAAGGGACCTCCCAGTAGAAACAGATATGCAGAACTGTAATCAGAGGCGGGCTGACCTCTGTGAGAAGTGCCGCAAGCGTAGGACGGAGCGCAAGGAGTCTGTGCTGGAGTTTGTCAACACGGAGGCCAGCTATGGAGAGGACTTGCGCATCATCAAAGAGGAGTTCTACCTCCccatgcaggcagctgggctgctgAGTCAGGAGCAGCTCCTCGGCATCTTCAGCAATATTCAGGAGCTCATTGACCTCAATGAAAGCTTCCTGGAGATACTTCAGGAAGAGATCGATCAGGCCTTTGATCAG GGGGATGATGACCTGATGACCGTGTGCATCGGCGAAATATTTCTAGAGTTCGTCAACATGTTGCCGGCCTTTCAGACCTACTGTCTTCAGCAGTCCTCCTCTGTGAACATGCTCAATGctctggaaaaggagaaagagttGCTCAG AATATTCCTCAATGTGTCCCAGAATGACAACACAGCACTGCGACGGATGAACTTGAGGTCCTTTCTGATGGCCCCTTTGCAAAGGGTCACAAAGtacccactgctgctcagcagaatCATCAAGGCCACCACTGAGTACCACCCAGATCACGGCAGCCTGCGGGAGGCCAAGAGCCGCATCGAGTCCCACCTGGAGCACATCAACATGAAAACCAAGCAGGAAGGGAACACGTGGACCCTCCGCTCCTTTCGCCAAGACAGCAAGAAGAAGAGGGAAGTCATCAACATTGAAATGAGGGAAACTGCCCTGAAAACTGTGGGATGGCTGCGGGAGGAAACACGATTTGTGATGGAGGGGTCTCTGCAGCTGGCCCAGCCCCCTGACGGCCAGTGGGTAAAGAAAGGCAGCAAGACCCTGAAGTTCCAGAACATGCAGGTCCTCCTCCTAGTGAATATGAAACGTGTGTCTGAGTCCAGCCTGGAGTCAGCTGAGCCCGGGCCTGTGAAGGATGCCGTGCTGGTACTCATCAGGGacaaaaataatggaaagtTCCATTTGCTCAGGGAGCCCTTGAGGCTGAGTAATTGCATTGTCTCCACCGATCCTGACTGTGACGACACTTTCGAACTCATTGAAATCAGGAGGGAGGCGTTTGTGTTCCGGGACAGCGACCGGGCACGGACTCACCACTGGTTCCGGCAGATCAGGAGATACTCGCGGGAGTTGGGCTCCTGGAAGAAGCGTCGGAACGCGCTGCCCAACATCATGATCAGCACACCTCACACCAGGCCCTGA
- the ARHGEF1 gene encoding uncharacterized protein ARHGEF1 isoform X1 → MTYINVDERQEHCRVILSCQNNQLCAQHGLKEFSVSSMHPLKNLDTHVFSGDFHTVHSCHTGKALLANPVEKRMYRSVENLHWATVADSGLYSHCRSLDNEIIFRYRGTRQWSEGCVDVAPIRSTLDSLRNLSLRPKQTSQSAQNVLLPPYVKVPQWLFPSAEDRALREDAKKELKEKLRLHSNKVAEPSKPVRPQAALTDLAAQEFSECQMCQQYKNGCAVSCCTVLVEHTARRHSLTGRQRLCVAHRIISPEDIKQEAQRRLRLHRQNSSPSLPFQHAEESHEMEKSRTAESLERLTGEIDVKETLGQSRKSHCKGRLYIPSFEEFKQMRSKEANSSAGSSETTKHLNKRLLANQPLDEESNKNICPEGLGTEAVNEAAITAEDDDNVFQENHTSAGFSQYPVTWDGFRINSPEVKDRTVQSSSLDISPVPICSSPIPRSPLQAVAVHRAGQEIFSGEQQKGETRKLNDVLHLAGQSLASEAQSSCCSSLLLEGADLSSYGAKLQKMKDEFIGSALELIKKSCNAETAAKPPSEGQCDLKEDDQPPPEDSQQATAMSMATESWEDKTSNEKPSDTQPAGNTSSPSCRRSSSDIVHESTDGAKAQRECRLRPHFSDPMPTDSVKRKQLELKIAAAARQHAQKRRQERDYGPVVAKANLGHGSSFDETRRAPRGSLRSRHHWSNVSSLSTDSGIVGVNDVRDDLDPSEATRTKSAEVERADSGISQMSARKWRNRASETLSSLQAWEAHRPCTDCGERDLPVETDMQNCNQRRADLCEKCRKRRTERKESVLEFVNTEASYGEDLRIIKEEFYLPMQAAGLLSQEQLLGIFSNIQELIDLNESFLEILQEEIDQAFDQGDDDLMTVCIGEIFLEFVNMLPAFQTYCLQQSSSVNMLNALEKEKELLRIFLNVSQNDNTALRRMNLRSFLMAPLQRVTKYPLLLSRIIKATTEYHPDHGSLREAKSRIESHLEHINMKTKQEGNTWTLRSFRQDSKKKREVINIEMRETALKTVGWLREETRFVMEGSLQLAQPPDGQWVKKGSKTLKFQNMQVLLLVNMKRVSESSLESAEPGPVKDAVLVLIRDKNNGKFHLLREPLRLSNCIVSTDPDCDDTFELIEIRREAFVFRDSDRARTHHWFRQIRRYSRELGSWKKRRNALPNIMISTPHTRP, encoded by the exons ATGACATACATCAATGTTGATGAGAGACAGGAACACTGCCGGGTGATCTTGAGCTGCCAAAATAATCAGCTCTGTGCGCAACATGGCTTAAAGGAGTTTTCAGTTAGCAGCATGCATCCACTAAAGAACTTAGACACTCATGTTTTTTCTGGGGACTTCCACACTGTACACTCCTGCCACACAGGCAAGGCGCTTTTGGCCAATCCTGTGGAAAAGCGGATGTATCGGAGCGTGGAGAACCTTCACTGGGCAACAGTCGCTGACTCTGGGCTGTATTCTCACTGCCGGAGCCTGGATAACGAGATCATCTTTCGCTATAGAGGCACCCGTCAATGGTCAGAAGGCTGCGTGGATGTGGCCCCCATACGGAGCACATTGGACTCTTTGAGAAATCTTTCTCTCCGTCCTAAACAGACATCACAGTCAGCACAGAATGTGCTCCTCCCTCCCTATGTCAAAGTGCctcagtggctcttcccttctgcagaggACAGAGCCCTACGCGAGGATGCCAAAAAAGAGctgaaggagaagctgaggcTGCACAGCAATAAGGTGGCAGAGCCCAGCAAGCCAGTGCGTCCACAGGCAGCCCTGACTGACCTGGCCGCACAGGAGTTTTCTGAATGCCAGATGTGCCAGCAGTACAAGAATGGTtgtgctgtcagctgctgcaCAGTTTTGGTGGAACACACTGCTCGAAGACACAGCCTCACAGGGAGACAGAGACTCTGTGTCGCACACAGGATCATCAGTCCAGAAGACATCAAGCAGGAGGCTCAGAGAAGGCTTCGGCTCCACAGGCAGAATAGCTCCCCTAGCTTGCCCTTCCAGCATGCAGAGGAAAGCCATGAGATGGAGAAATCTAGAACAGCAGAATCCCTGGAACGACTCACTGGAGAAATAGATGTCAAAGAAACactggggcagagcaggaaaagccaCTGCAAAGGGAGGCTGTACATACCCAGCTTTGAGGAATTCAAGCAAATGAGAAGTAAAGAGGCAAATTcatctgctggcagcagtgagaCAACAAAGCACTTGAATAAGAGGCTGCTTGCAAACCAGCCCCTGGATGAGGAGAGCAATAAGAACATCTGTCCAGAAGGTTTGGGAACTGAAGCTGTGAATGAAGCTGCCATCACAGCAGAGGATGATGACAATGTGTTCCAAGAAAACCACACCTCTGCTGGGTTTTCCCAATATCCAGTCACATGGGATGGTTTCAGGATAAACAGCCCTGAAGTTAAGGACAGAACTGTCCAGAGCTCCAGCCTGGATATATCCCCAGTCCCCATTTGCTCCAGCCCTATTCCACGATCACCTTTGCAGGCAGTAGCGGTacacagagctgggcaggagATCTTCAGTGgtgagcagcagaaaggagagacaagaaaattaaatgatgtCCTCCACCTTGCAGGGCAGTCACTGGCTTCTGAAGCCCAGTCCTCTTGCTGTTCATCGCTGCTGTTAGAAGGCGCAGACTTGTCAAGCTATGGAGCTAAGCTACAAAAAATGAAGGATGAATTCATAGGTTCAGCCCTGGAACTTATTAAGAAAAG CTGCAATGCTGAGACTGCTGCCAAGCCCCCCTCTGAGGGACAGTGTGATCTGAAGGAAGACGACCAACCACCTCCAGAGGACAGCCAGCAAGCCACAGCAATGTCCATGGCAACAGAGAGCTGGGAGGATAAGACAAGCAATGAGAAACCCAGCGACACTCAACCTGCAGGGAAT ACCTCCAGTCCCAGCTGCCGCCGATCCAGCTCTGACATTGTCCATGAGAGCACAGATGGTGCCAAGGCCCAGAGGGAGTGCCGGCTGCGGCCACATTTCAGTGACCCCATGCCAACAGACTCGGTGAAGAGGaagcagctggagctgaagaTTGCAGCGGCAGCACGGCAACATGCACAGAAACGTCGGCAGGAGCGAGACTATG GTCCAGTGGTAGCAAAAGCCAACCTTGGCCATGGCAGTAGCTTTGATGAGACTCGCCGTGCCCCACGTGGCTCCCTCCGTTCCAGACATCACTGGAGCAACGTCAGCAGCTTGAGCACAGACAGCGGGATTGTGGGCGTGAACGATGTCCGTGATGACCTGGATCCCAGTGAGGCCACCCGTACCAAGTCTGCAGAGGTGGAGAGGGCAGACAGCGGCATTAGCCAGATGTCAGCCAGGAAGTGGAGGAACAGGGCGTCCGAAACACTGAGCTCCCTGCAGGCCTGGGAAGCCCACCGGCCCTGTACCGACTGTGGAGAAAGGGACCTCCCAGTAGAAACAGATATGCAGAACTGTAATCAGAGGCGGGCTGACCTCTGTGAGAAGTGCCGCAAGCGTAGGACGGAGCGCAAGGAGTCTGTGCTGGAGTTTGTCAACACGGAGGCCAGCTATGGAGAGGACTTGCGCATCATCAAAGAGGAGTTCTACCTCCccatgcaggcagctgggctgctgAGTCAGGAGCAGCTCCTCGGCATCTTCAGCAATATTCAGGAGCTCATTGACCTCAATGAAAGCTTCCTGGAGATACTTCAGGAAGAGATCGATCAGGCCTTTGATCAG GGGGATGATGACCTGATGACCGTGTGCATCGGCGAAATATTTCTAGAGTTCGTCAACATGTTGCCGGCCTTTCAGACCTACTGTCTTCAGCAGTCCTCCTCTGTGAACATGCTCAATGctctggaaaaggagaaagagttGCTCAG AATATTCCTCAATGTGTCCCAGAATGACAACACAGCACTGCGACGGATGAACTTGAGGTCCTTTCTGATGGCCCCTTTGCAAAGGGTCACAAAGtacccactgctgctcagcagaatCATCAAGGCCACCACTGAGTACCACCCAGATCACGGCAGCCTGCGGGAGGCCAAGAGCCGCATCGAGTCCCACCTGGAGCACATCAACATGAAAACCAAGCAGGAAGGGAACACGTGGACCCTCCGCTCCTTTCGCCAAGACAGCAAGAAGAAGAGGGAAGTCATCAACATTGAAATGAGGGAAACTGCCCTGAAAACTGTGGGATGGCTGCGGGAGGAAACACGATTTGTGATGGAGGGGTCTCTGCAGCTGGCCCAGCCCCCTGACGGCCAGTGGGTAAAGAAAGGCAGCAAGACCCTGAAGTTCCAGAACATGCAGGTCCTCCTCCTAGTGAATATGAAACGTGTGTCTGAGTCCAGCCTGGAGTCAGCTGAGCCCGGGCCTGTGAAGGATGCCGTGCTGGTACTCATCAGGGacaaaaataatggaaagtTCCATTTGCTCAGGGAGCCCTTGAGGCTGAGTAATTGCATTGTCTCCACCGATCCTGACTGTGACGACACTTTCGAACTCATTGAAATCAGGAGGGAGGCGTTTGTGTTCCGGGACAGCGACCGGGCACGGACTCACCACTGGTTCCGGCAGATCAGGAGATACTCGCGGGAGTTGGGCTCCTGGAAGAAGCGTCGGAACGCGCTGCCCAACATCATGATCAGCACACCTCACACCAGGCCCTGA
- the ARHGEF1 gene encoding uncharacterized protein ARHGEF1 isoform X2, with the protein MKDEFIGSALELIKKSCNAETAAKPPSEGQCDLKEDDQPPPEDSQQATAMSMATESWEDKTSNEKPSDTQPAGNTSSPSCRRSSSDIVHESTDGAKAQRECRLRPHFSDPMPTDSVKRKQLELKIAAAARQHAQKRRQERDYGPVVAKANLGHGSSFDETRRAPRGSLRSRHHWSNVSSLSTDSGIVGVNDVRDDLDPSEATRTKSAEVERADSGISQMSARKWRNRASETLSSLQAWEAHRPCTDCGERDLPVETDMQNCNQRRADLCEKCRKRRTERKESVLEFVNTEASYGEDLRIIKEEFYLPMQAAGLLSQEQLLGIFSNIQELIDLNESFLEILQEEIDQAFDQGDDDLMTVCIGEIFLEFVNMLPAFQTYCLQQSSSVNMLNALEKEKELLRIFLNVSQNDNTALRRMNLRSFLMAPLQRVTKYPLLLSRIIKATTEYHPDHGSLREAKSRIESHLEHINMKTKQEGNTWTLRSFRQDSKKKREVINIEMRETALKTVGWLREETRFVMEGSLQLAQPPDGQWVKKGSKTLKFQNMQVLLLVNMKRVSESSLESAEPGPVKDAVLVLIRDKNNGKFHLLREPLRLSNCIVSTDPDCDDTFELIEIRREAFVFRDSDRARTHHWFRQIRRYSRELGSWKKRRNALPNIMISTPHTRP; encoded by the exons ATGAAGGATGAATTCATAGGTTCAGCCCTGGAACTTATTAAGAAAAG CTGCAATGCTGAGACTGCTGCCAAGCCCCCCTCTGAGGGACAGTGTGATCTGAAGGAAGACGACCAACCACCTCCAGAGGACAGCCAGCAAGCCACAGCAATGTCCATGGCAACAGAGAGCTGGGAGGATAAGACAAGCAATGAGAAACCCAGCGACACTCAACCTGCAGGGAAT ACCTCCAGTCCCAGCTGCCGCCGATCCAGCTCTGACATTGTCCATGAGAGCACAGATGGTGCCAAGGCCCAGAGGGAGTGCCGGCTGCGGCCACATTTCAGTGACCCCATGCCAACAGACTCGGTGAAGAGGaagcagctggagctgaagaTTGCAGCGGCAGCACGGCAACATGCACAGAAACGTCGGCAGGAGCGAGACTATG GTCCAGTGGTAGCAAAAGCCAACCTTGGCCATGGCAGTAGCTTTGATGAGACTCGCCGTGCCCCACGTGGCTCCCTCCGTTCCAGACATCACTGGAGCAACGTCAGCAGCTTGAGCACAGACAGCGGGATTGTGGGCGTGAACGATGTCCGTGATGACCTGGATCCCAGTGAGGCCACCCGTACCAAGTCTGCAGAGGTGGAGAGGGCAGACAGCGGCATTAGCCAGATGTCAGCCAGGAAGTGGAGGAACAGGGCGTCCGAAACACTGAGCTCCCTGCAGGCCTGGGAAGCCCACCGGCCCTGTACCGACTGTGGAGAAAGGGACCTCCCAGTAGAAACAGATATGCAGAACTGTAATCAGAGGCGGGCTGACCTCTGTGAGAAGTGCCGCAAGCGTAGGACGGAGCGCAAGGAGTCTGTGCTGGAGTTTGTCAACACGGAGGCCAGCTATGGAGAGGACTTGCGCATCATCAAAGAGGAGTTCTACCTCCccatgcaggcagctgggctgctgAGTCAGGAGCAGCTCCTCGGCATCTTCAGCAATATTCAGGAGCTCATTGACCTCAATGAAAGCTTCCTGGAGATACTTCAGGAAGAGATCGATCAGGCCTTTGATCAG GGGGATGATGACCTGATGACCGTGTGCATCGGCGAAATATTTCTAGAGTTCGTCAACATGTTGCCGGCCTTTCAGACCTACTGTCTTCAGCAGTCCTCCTCTGTGAACATGCTCAATGctctggaaaaggagaaagagttGCTCAG AATATTCCTCAATGTGTCCCAGAATGACAACACAGCACTGCGACGGATGAACTTGAGGTCCTTTCTGATGGCCCCTTTGCAAAGGGTCACAAAGtacccactgctgctcagcagaatCATCAAGGCCACCACTGAGTACCACCCAGATCACGGCAGCCTGCGGGAGGCCAAGAGCCGCATCGAGTCCCACCTGGAGCACATCAACATGAAAACCAAGCAGGAAGGGAACACGTGGACCCTCCGCTCCTTTCGCCAAGACAGCAAGAAGAAGAGGGAAGTCATCAACATTGAAATGAGGGAAACTGCCCTGAAAACTGTGGGATGGCTGCGGGAGGAAACACGATTTGTGATGGAGGGGTCTCTGCAGCTGGCCCAGCCCCCTGACGGCCAGTGGGTAAAGAAAGGCAGCAAGACCCTGAAGTTCCAGAACATGCAGGTCCTCCTCCTAGTGAATATGAAACGTGTGTCTGAGTCCAGCCTGGAGTCAGCTGAGCCCGGGCCTGTGAAGGATGCCGTGCTGGTACTCATCAGGGacaaaaataatggaaagtTCCATTTGCTCAGGGAGCCCTTGAGGCTGAGTAATTGCATTGTCTCCACCGATCCTGACTGTGACGACACTTTCGAACTCATTGAAATCAGGAGGGAGGCGTTTGTGTTCCGGGACAGCGACCGGGCACGGACTCACCACTGGTTCCGGCAGATCAGGAGATACTCGCGGGAGTTGGGCTCCTGGAAGAAGCGTCGGAACGCGCTGCCCAACATCATGATCAGCACACCTCACACCAGGCCCTGA